Proteins encoded by one window of Mesorhizobium sp. INR15:
- a CDS encoding MarR family winged helix-turn-helix transcriptional regulator produces MTKAQPPGFSLCNNATLRRAGRSLGRFYDDMLAPSGLKGTQFGLLFQIHASTEPAMGTLAEALIMDLSALGHTLKPLIRDGYVETFADASDRRVKRVRLTPRGEMKLEEAIKLWSVAQQRFEAVVGQQKATDLRAMLDEVAALDLETPTAAPSA; encoded by the coding sequence ATGACCAAAGCTCAGCCGCCGGGATTCAGCCTCTGCAACAACGCCACACTGCGCCGCGCAGGACGCAGCCTTGGCCGTTTCTATGATGACATGCTGGCGCCTTCCGGGTTGAAGGGCACGCAATTTGGCCTGCTCTTTCAGATCCATGCCAGCACCGAGCCAGCGATGGGCACCCTGGCCGAGGCGCTGATCATGGACCTGTCGGCGCTCGGCCATACGCTGAAACCGTTGATCCGCGACGGCTATGTCGAAACCTTCGCCGACGCCAGCGACCGCCGCGTCAAGCGCGTGCGGCTGACGCCGCGGGGCGAGATGAAGCTCGAGGAAGCGATAAAACTATGGAGCGTTGCCCAGCAGCGCTTCGAGGCCGTGGTCGGTCAGCAAAAGGCGACGGACCTGCGCGCCATGCTGGATGAAGTCGCCGCGCTGGATCTTGAAACGCCGACGGCCGCCCCTTCTGCCTGA
- the mntR gene encoding manganese-binding transcriptional regulator MntR — MALKNRPVPREPLLDADVHSEGFRQTREARRSALVEDYVELIADLIEDGNEARQVDIAARLGVAQPTVAKMLTRLCADGLVSRKPYRGVFLTDAGRKVAEESRIRHQTVEAFLRSLGVSAETARIDAEGIEHYVSVETLEAFRKAMTAAR, encoded by the coding sequence TTGGCGCTGAAGAACAGACCGGTACCTCGCGAGCCGCTGCTTGATGCCGACGTTCACTCGGAGGGTTTCCGGCAGACGCGCGAAGCGCGCCGCAGCGCATTGGTCGAGGACTATGTCGAGCTGATCGCCGACCTGATCGAGGATGGCAATGAGGCGCGCCAGGTCGATATCGCGGCACGGCTCGGCGTCGCCCAGCCGACGGTGGCGAAGATGCTGACGCGGCTGTGCGCCGACGGGCTGGTATCGAGAAAACCCTATCGCGGCGTGTTCCTGACCGATGCTGGCCGCAAGGTGGCGGAGGAGAGCCGTATCCGCCATCAGACGGTAGAGGCCTTCCTGCGCTCGCTCGGCGTCAGCGCCGAGACGGCGCGCATCGATGCCGAAGGCATCGAGCATTACGTCAGCGTCGAAACACTTGAAGCGTTCCGCAAGGCGATGACCGCGGCGCGCTAA
- a CDS encoding SDR family oxidoreductase has protein sequence MSTGENKGTAVVTGASAGIGAIYADRLAGQGYDLVLVARRADRLEELAEKLRYAYGHKVSVIGADLADDGDVRRVEQSIAADDSVTLLVNNAGIGGQQVVATADADEAERMIKVNVIALTRLTRAVLPGLLARNRGAIVNIASVLAFDTSFGGIYSGTKAYVVNFTEALQREVANTEVKVQAVLPGATRTDFWELAGSDIDNLPKEIIMTADDMVDAALVGLARGEAVTVPGLADAAKLDAFLGARQGFYGSLHASKPAARYAA, from the coding sequence ATGAGCACTGGGGAAAACAAGGGCACGGCGGTCGTCACCGGCGCTTCGGCTGGTATCGGCGCGATCTATGCCGACAGGCTGGCCGGGCAGGGCTATGATCTCGTGCTGGTGGCGCGCCGCGCCGACCGGCTCGAGGAACTGGCCGAGAAACTACGCTACGCCTACGGCCACAAAGTCAGTGTCATCGGCGCCGATCTGGCCGATGACGGCGACGTGCGTCGCGTCGAGCAGTCAATCGCCGCCGACGACAGCGTGACGCTGCTGGTCAACAATGCCGGCATTGGCGGCCAGCAAGTGGTGGCAACGGCCGACGCTGACGAGGCCGAACGCATGATCAAGGTCAATGTCATCGCCTTGACCCGTCTGACGCGTGCCGTGTTGCCGGGACTGCTGGCGCGCAATCGAGGCGCCATCGTCAACATCGCCTCGGTGCTGGCCTTCGACACCTCATTCGGCGGCATCTACAGCGGTACCAAGGCGTATGTCGTCAACTTCACCGAGGCCTTGCAGCGCGAGGTCGCGAACACCGAGGTGAAGGTGCAGGCGGTTCTGCCGGGCGCTACCCGGACCGATTTCTGGGAACTGGCGGGAAGCGACATCGATAACCTTCCAAAGGAGATCATCATGACGGCTGACGATATGGTCGACGCAGCCCTTGTCGGCCTGGCCCGGGGCGAAGCCGTTACCGTGCCGGGGCTCGCCGACGCGGCCAAGCTGGATGCTTTCCTTGGCGCGCGGCAGGGCTTCTACGGCAGCCTGCACGCCAGCAAGCCAGCGGCACGCTACGCGGCTTGA
- a CDS encoding GatB/YqeY domain-containing protein, producing MMRGKIAESLKSAMKAQDKRRLPTLRLIQAAIHDRDILNRGSAKEPASDEEILQILAKMVKQREESAKAFDDGKRPELAAQERDEMSIIRDFLPTQLDDAAIAAAAREAIAATGAASQKDMGKVIAALKQKYSGQMDFGKASGIVKGLLQ from the coding sequence ATGATGCGCGGAAAAATCGCCGAATCCCTGAAGAGCGCCATGAAGGCGCAGGACAAGCGCCGGCTGCCGACGCTGCGGCTGATCCAGGCCGCCATCCATGACCGCGACATCCTCAACCGCGGCTCGGCCAAGGAGCCGGCCAGCGACGAGGAAATCCTGCAGATCCTGGCCAAGATGGTGAAGCAGCGCGAGGAGTCGGCCAAGGCGTTCGATGACGGCAAGCGTCCGGAACTGGCCGCGCAGGAGCGCGATGAGATGAGCATCATCCGCGACTTCCTGCCGACGCAGCTCGACGACGCCGCTATTGCCGCCGCGGCGCGCGAAGCGATCGCGGCCACCGGCGCCGCCAGCCAGAAGGACATGGGCAAGGTGATCGCCGCGCTGAAGCAGAAATATTCCGGTCAGATGGATTTCGGCAAGGCCAGCGGCATCGTCAAGGGGCTGCTGCAGTAG
- the carA gene encoding glutamine-hydrolyzing carbamoyl-phosphate synthase small subunit, producing the protein MATTASTPAWANEKPTALLVLADGTVIEGRGLGATGSAVAEVCFNTALTGYQEILTDPSYAGQIVTFTFPHIGNIGTNDEDIEDLNPVARAGAVGAVFKADVTNPSNYRAGVGLDEWLKKRGIVALSGIDTRALTALIREKGMPNAVIAHAPDGVFDIDDLKQRAAAWSGLIGLDLAKEVTSGQSSVWRETPWVWNEGFGEQAEPTMHVVAIDYGVKRNILRLLAGLGAKVTVVPAKTGAEEILAMQPDGIFLSNGPGDPEATGDYAVPVIQDLLKSDIPVFGICLGHQMLALALGGKTAKMHQGHHGANHPVKDHTTGKVEIVSMNHGFAVDADSLPSGVEETHVSLFDGSNCGITLTGRPVFSVQHHPEASPGPQDSHYLFRRFVNLIRAKRGEELLAERA; encoded by the coding sequence ATGGCCACCACCGCGTCCACGCCCGCCTGGGCCAACGAAAAGCCGACCGCCTTGCTGGTCCTGGCCGACGGCACGGTCATCGAGGGTCGCGGCCTGGGCGCCACCGGCTCGGCGGTTGCCGAGGTCTGCTTCAACACGGCACTGACCGGCTACCAGGAAATCCTCACCGATCCGTCCTATGCCGGCCAGATCGTCACCTTCACCTTCCCGCATATCGGCAATATCGGCACCAATGACGAGGATATCGAGGACCTCAACCCCGTCGCGCGGGCCGGCGCTGTCGGCGCGGTGTTCAAGGCCGATGTCACCAACCCGTCCAATTACCGTGCCGGAGTTGGCCTCGATGAATGGCTGAAGAAGCGCGGTATCGTCGCGCTCTCGGGCATCGACACCCGCGCGCTGACCGCCCTGATCCGCGAAAAGGGCATGCCCAACGCCGTCATCGCGCACGCGCCCGATGGTGTCTTCGACATTGACGACCTGAAGCAGCGCGCCGCCGCTTGGTCGGGCCTGATCGGGCTCGACCTCGCCAAGGAAGTGACGTCAGGCCAGTCGTCGGTCTGGCGTGAAACACCCTGGGTGTGGAACGAAGGCTTTGGCGAACAGGCCGAACCGACCATGCATGTCGTGGCCATCGACTATGGCGTCAAGCGCAACATCCTGCGCCTGCTTGCCGGGCTTGGCGCCAAGGTCACCGTGGTGCCGGCCAAGACCGGCGCCGAGGAAATCCTCGCCATGCAGCCGGACGGCATCTTCTTGTCCAACGGCCCCGGCGATCCGGAAGCCACCGGCGACTATGCCGTGCCTGTCATCCAGGACCTGTTGAAATCAGACATTCCGGTGTTCGGCATCTGCCTTGGCCATCAGATGCTGGCCCTGGCGCTGGGCGGCAAGACCGCCAAGATGCATCAGGGCCACCACGGCGCCAACCATCCGGTCAAGGACCACACCACCGGCAAGGTCGAGATCGTTTCGATGAACCATGGCTTTGCGGTCGATGCCGACTCGCTGCCATCGGGCGTCGAGGAAACCCACGTCTCGCTGTTCGACGGCTCGAACTGCGGCATCACACTGACCGGACGCCCGGTGTTCTCGGTCCAGCACCACCCCGAGGCATCGCCCGGCCCGCAGGATTCGCACTATCTGTTCCGCCGCTTCGTCAACCTGATCCGCGCAAAGCGTGGCGAGGAACTGCTGGCCGAGCGGGCTTAG
- a CDS encoding aldo/keto reductase family oxidoreductase → MSHDSRIGLTSDGLSLSRLVFGAWRLLDGAVPPAAEAVARLIGTAADLGLTSFDHADIYGNYEVEAAFGAGLAHWHGKRDAIELISKCDIMLASANRPQNRLKHYDTSAGHITASVDRSLSNLRTDYLDLLLLHRPDPLTDADETAAALAALVKAGKVRAVGVSNFTPSQFDLLASRLPFALVTNQIEMSVLKTSALTDGSLDHAQRLAYAPMIWSPLGGGSLFTGTEQREARVRAALASVAAETGAGDLATVAIAWLLRHPARLVPVLGSMKPERLAAMVKALDIVLDRQQWFSLLEASEGRPVA, encoded by the coding sequence ATGAGCCATGACAGCCGCATTGGGCTGACCAGCGATGGGCTGTCGCTGTCGCGCCTGGTCTTCGGCGCATGGCGGCTCCTCGATGGCGCGGTGCCTCCGGCCGCGGAGGCCGTTGCCCGGCTGATCGGCACGGCGGCCGATCTCGGCCTGACCAGCTTTGACCATGCCGATATCTATGGGAACTACGAGGTGGAGGCGGCTTTTGGCGCCGGGCTGGCGCACTGGCACGGAAAGCGGGATGCGATCGAGCTGATCTCGAAATGCGATATCATGCTGGCCTCGGCCAACCGCCCGCAAAACCGGCTGAAGCACTATGACACCAGTGCCGGCCATATCACGGCGTCGGTCGACCGTTCGCTCTCCAATCTGCGTACCGATTATCTTGACCTGCTTCTGCTGCACCGGCCGGACCCGCTGACGGATGCCGACGAAACGGCGGCGGCGCTGGCGGCCCTGGTCAAGGCCGGCAAGGTGAGGGCGGTTGGCGTCTCCAATTTCACGCCATCGCAGTTCGATCTTCTGGCCTCGCGGCTGCCCTTCGCGCTTGTCACCAACCAGATCGAGATGTCGGTGCTGAAGACCTCTGCGCTGACCGACGGCAGCCTCGACCATGCGCAGCGGCTTGCCTATGCGCCGATGATCTGGTCGCCGCTCGGCGGCGGCTCGCTCTTCACGGGCACGGAGCAGAGGGAGGCGCGGGTGCGCGCGGCACTGGCGAGCGTCGCTGCTGAAACCGGCGCCGGCGATCTCGCCACGGTCGCCATCGCCTGGCTGCTGCGGCATCCGGCGCGGCTGGTGCCGGTGCTGGGCTCGATGAAGCCGGAACGGCTGGCTGCCATGGTCAAGGCGCTCGATATCGTGCTCGACCGCCAGCAATGGTTCTCCCTCCTGGAAGCCAGCGAAGGCCGGCCGGTGGCTTGA
- a CDS encoding TCR/Tet family MFS transporter, which translates to MIDPKTARRGLALVFTTLLLDIIGFGIIMPVLPAYLQELTGVGVSEAAIEGGWLFFVYAAMQFFFAPIMGGLSDRFGRRPILLASVFTFAIDNLICALAWSYPMLFIGRVLAGISGASYSTTSAFIADISNDENRAKNFGLLGIAFGVGFVIGPVLGGLLGTFGPRVPFFFAAGLAFVNFLIAMFLLPETLDDKHRRRFEWKRANPVGTLLQMRQYKGIGWIGLVFFLMTLGHMMYPAVWSFVSSYRYGWSQQQIGFSLGAFGLCGAIVMATVLPRVIPRLGEWKTAAIGLAFTAFSALGYAFSTHGWMIYAVIVAGCLEALADPPLRSLAAGKVPPSAQGELQGAMTSIFSITSIITPLLYTAVFSWFTGPNAPVVFGGAPYLLGAVFLVLALIVFVTKVARPAMLKTVTVGVAEEGAQV; encoded by the coding sequence ATGATAGACCCCAAAACCGCCAGGCGGGGCCTTGCGCTTGTTTTCACAACGCTGCTGCTCGACATTATCGGCTTCGGCATCATCATGCCGGTGCTGCCGGCCTATCTGCAGGAACTGACCGGCGTCGGCGTCAGCGAGGCTGCCATCGAGGGTGGCTGGCTGTTCTTCGTCTACGCCGCGATGCAGTTCTTCTTCGCACCCATCATGGGCGGGTTGAGCGACCGGTTCGGACGGCGGCCAATTCTGCTTGCCTCCGTGTTCACATTCGCCATCGACAACCTGATCTGCGCACTCGCGTGGTCCTATCCCATGCTGTTCATCGGGCGTGTGCTGGCCGGCATTTCGGGCGCCAGCTATTCGACGACATCGGCTTTCATCGCCGACATTTCGAACGACGAGAACCGGGCGAAGAATTTCGGCCTGCTCGGCATAGCCTTCGGCGTCGGTTTCGTCATTGGGCCGGTCCTGGGCGGACTGCTCGGCACGTTCGGGCCGCGCGTGCCGTTCTTTTTCGCCGCCGGGCTTGCCTTCGTGAATTTCCTGATCGCGATGTTCCTGCTGCCGGAAACACTCGACGACAAGCACCGCCGCCGCTTCGAGTGGAAACGCGCCAACCCGGTCGGCACGCTGCTGCAGATGCGCCAATACAAGGGCATCGGCTGGATCGGCCTCGTCTTCTTCCTGATGACGCTCGGGCACATGATGTATCCGGCGGTCTGGTCGTTCGTCTCCAGCTACCGCTATGGCTGGAGCCAGCAGCAGATCGGCTTCTCGCTCGGCGCCTTCGGCCTGTGCGGAGCGATTGTCATGGCGACCGTCCTGCCGCGCGTCATCCCCAGGCTCGGTGAATGGAAGACGGCGGCGATCGGTCTCGCGTTCACAGCGTTCAGCGCTCTTGGCTATGCCTTCTCGACGCATGGCTGGATGATCTACGCGGTGATTGTCGCCGGCTGCCTTGAAGCCCTGGCCGACCCGCCGCTCAGAAGCCTGGCCGCCGGCAAGGTGCCGCCTTCGGCGCAAGGCGAGTTGCAAGGCGCGATGACCTCGATCTTCTCGATCACCTCGATCATCACGCCGCTGCTCTATACGGCGGTATTTTCCTGGTTCACCGGCCCCAATGCGCCGGTGGTGTTCGGCGGCGCGCCCTATCTCCTCGGCGCGGTGTTCCTCGTCCTGGCGCTCATCGTCTTCGTCACCAAGGTCGCGCGGCCGGCAATGCTCAAGACCGTCACGGTCGGCGTCGCGGAAGAGGGAGCGCAGGTATGA
- a CDS encoding Nramp family divalent metal transporter — translation MSEAEATASRSNWRFAKPEDDDQPSLREVNSTIAVPSSGAWFRRLFAFMGPGYMVSVGYMDPGNWATDLAGGAQFGYTLLFIIMLSNLMAILLQALAARLGIATGRDLAQACRAYYPRPVNFVLWVACELAIIACDLAEVIGTAIALQLLFGIPLIGGALLTALDAFLVLLLMNKGFRYLEAFVIALLIIIFSCFAIQIFVAAPPAGSILHAMFVPSSEIVTNPAMLYIAIGIIGATVMPHNLYLHSSIVQTRAYERTEKGKRDAIKWATTDSTIALMLALFVNASILIVSAVAFHNTGHQDVAEIGQAFELLSPLLGLSIASILFAVALLASGLNSTVTATLAGQIVMEGFLRLRIPNWARRLLTRGLAIIPMVVVTALYGEKGTGQLLVFSQVILSMQLPFAVIPLVQFVSDKKMMGNLVIPRGVAALAWVVAAVILVLNFKLLYDTMFGVG, via the coding sequence ATGTCTGAAGCCGAAGCCACAGCCTCCCGATCCAACTGGCGGTTCGCCAAGCCGGAGGATGATGACCAGCCCAGCCTGCGTGAAGTCAATTCAACCATCGCGGTGCCGAGTTCAGGCGCCTGGTTCCGCCGGCTGTTCGCCTTCATGGGGCCGGGCTACATGGTTTCGGTCGGCTATATGGACCCGGGCAACTGGGCGACCGACCTCGCCGGCGGCGCCCAGTTCGGCTACACGCTTCTCTTCATCATCATGCTGTCGAACCTGATGGCGATCCTGTTGCAGGCGCTGGCCGCCAGGCTTGGCATCGCCACCGGCCGCGACCTTGCCCAGGCCTGCCGGGCCTATTACCCGCGGCCGGTCAATTTCGTACTGTGGGTCGCTTGTGAGCTGGCGATCATCGCTTGCGACCTGGCCGAGGTCATCGGCACCGCCATCGCCTTGCAGCTTCTGTTCGGCATTCCGCTGATTGGCGGCGCACTTCTGACGGCGCTCGACGCTTTCCTGGTGCTTCTCCTGATGAACAAGGGGTTCCGCTATCTCGAAGCCTTCGTCATCGCGCTTCTGATCATCATCTTCTCGTGCTTTGCCATCCAGATCTTTGTCGCCGCGCCGCCGGCCGGCTCGATCCTGCACGCCATGTTCGTGCCGTCGTCCGAGATCGTTACCAACCCGGCGATGCTCTACATCGCCATCGGCATCATCGGTGCCACCGTCATGCCGCACAATCTCTACCTGCACTCTTCGATCGTGCAGACCCGCGCCTATGAACGCACCGAAAAAGGCAAGCGCGACGCTATCAAGTGGGCAACGACCGACTCCACCATCGCTCTGATGCTGGCGCTGTTCGTCAACGCCTCGATTCTGATCGTGTCGGCCGTGGCCTTCCACAACACCGGGCATCAGGACGTCGCCGAGATCGGCCAGGCCTTCGAACTGCTGTCGCCGCTGCTTGGCCTGAGCATCGCTTCGATCCTGTTTGCCGTGGCGCTGCTGGCCTCGGGCCTGAACTCAACGGTGACGGCGACACTGGCCGGCCAGATCGTCATGGAAGGTTTTCTGCGCCTGCGCATCCCGAACTGGGCACGCCGGCTGTTGACGCGCGGCCTCGCCATCATCCCGATGGTGGTCGTCACCGCGCTCTATGGCGAGAAGGGCACCGGCCAGCTGCTGGTCTTCAGCCAGGTGATCCTGTCGATGCAACTGCCCTTCGCCGTGATCCCGCTGGTGCAGTTCGTCTCCGACAAGAAGATGATGGGCAATCTCGTCATTCCGCGTGGCGTAGCAGCGCTTGCCTGGGTTGTCGCGGCGGTCATCCTCGTGCTCAACTTCAAGCTCCTCTACGACACCATGTTCGGGGTCGGCTGA
- a CDS encoding protein-L-isoaspartate O-methyltransferase: MTRIEDARSFYARLMAAHAASPDPRLESVFAAVPREAFLGPGPWTIIAGNGKITTPSADPAMIYQNVLVALDAAKGINNGEPFLHAMWIGKLGPKPGETVCHIGSGTGYYTALLARLVSPGGTVTAFELEADLAAKAKANLEAYGNVTVIHGDAVIAPLPRSDIIYVNAGVAAPPAGWLKALQPGGRMIFPWRPAERVPFAVMVTRTDKGLACDPFMRSWFIPCFGASVADLTAKIPTREQAARGRSIWLTEDKLPDRTATAIFDEVWFSSRGLAKPRD, encoded by the coding sequence ATGACGAGGATCGAAGACGCCAGATCATTCTATGCCCGGCTGATGGCCGCCCATGCCGCCTCGCCCGATCCACGCCTCGAATCGGTTTTCGCCGCCGTGCCGCGCGAGGCCTTTCTCGGGCCAGGTCCTTGGACGATCATCGCCGGCAACGGCAAGATCACAACGCCGAGCGCCGATCCAGCCATGATCTACCAGAACGTGCTGGTGGCGCTCGATGCCGCGAAAGGCATCAACAATGGCGAGCCGTTCCTGCACGCTATGTGGATCGGGAAACTCGGCCCGAAACCCGGCGAGACCGTTTGCCATATCGGCAGCGGCACCGGCTACTACACCGCCTTGCTCGCCCGGCTGGTTTCGCCCGGCGGCACTGTTACCGCCTTCGAACTGGAGGCCGATCTCGCCGCCAAGGCGAAAGCGAACCTCGAAGCCTATGGCAACGTCACCGTCATCCATGGCGATGCTGTCATCGCGCCCCTGCCCCGGTCCGACATCATCTACGTCAATGCCGGCGTCGCGGCGCCACCAGCCGGCTGGCTGAAGGCGTTGCAACCCGGTGGCCGCATGATCTTCCCATGGCGGCCAGCCGAGCGGGTGCCCTTCGCGGTCATGGTGACCCGCACCGACAAGGGCCTCGCCTGCGACCCATTCATGCGCTCATGGTTTATCCCATGCTTCGGTGCATCTGTCGCGGACCTCACAGCCAAGATTCCGACGCGCGAGCAGGCCGCCCGCGGCCGCTCGATCTGGCTGACCGAGGACAAGCTGCCCGACCGCACCGCCACGGCCATCTTCGACGAAGTCTGGTTCTCGTCGCGCGGCCTCGCCAAGCCCCGCGATTGA
- a CDS encoding neutral zinc metallopeptidase, translated as MLWKGRRQSDNVEDDRSDSGGGGLGGGSPGQFRIPIGGSAGGGGSIILVILVVIAGWYFGFDPSAILGGGDGSVLPGGGGQVTDNSGNQGGGTGAPANDEMKQFVATVLAETEDTWTGIFKSQGLTYEDPKLVLFSGQIRSACGSASSSAGPFYCPGDRKVYLDMTFFQQLDQQFGASGEFARAYVIAHEVGHHVQNLLGTMAKFDQARQGASEADANQMSVRIELQADCFAGVWAHFTAQKGILEQGDIESALNAAKQIGDDTLQKKMQGYVVPESFNHGTSQQRQTWLARGYKSGKLSDCDTLSGPL; from the coding sequence ATGCTCTGGAAGGGCCGTCGTCAGAGTGACAATGTCGAGGACGACCGCAGCGACAGCGGCGGCGGCGGATTGGGCGGCGGCAGCCCGGGCCAGTTCCGCATCCCGATTGGTGGCAGCGCCGGCGGTGGCGGCAGCATCATCCTGGTCATCCTGGTGGTGATTGCCGGCTGGTATTTCGGCTTCGATCCTTCGGCAATCTTGGGCGGTGGCGATGGCAGCGTGCTGCCGGGTGGCGGCGGCCAGGTCACCGACAACAGCGGTAATCAGGGCGGCGGCACCGGCGCGCCCGCCAATGACGAGATGAAGCAGTTCGTCGCGACCGTGCTGGCCGAGACCGAAGACACCTGGACCGGCATCTTCAAGTCGCAAGGCCTGACTTATGAGGACCCGAAGCTTGTGCTGTTCAGTGGGCAAATCCGCTCTGCCTGTGGGTCCGCTTCCTCGTCGGCCGGACCTTTCTATTGTCCTGGCGACCGCAAGGTCTATCTCGACATGACCTTCTTCCAGCAGCTCGACCAGCAATTCGGTGCGTCGGGAGAGTTCGCGCGGGCCTATGTCATCGCCCATGAAGTTGGCCACCATGTCCAGAACCTGTTGGGCACCATGGCGAAGTTCGATCAGGCGCGGCAAGGCGCGAGCGAGGCCGACGCCAACCAGATGTCGGTGCGCATCGAGCTGCAAGCGGACTGCTTCGCCGGCGTGTGGGCGCATTTCACCGCGCAGAAGGGCATATTGGAGCAGGGCGACATCGAAAGCGCGCTCAACGCCGCCAAGCAGATCGGCGACGACACGCTGCAGAAGAAGATGCAGGGCTATGTCGTGCCTGAAAGCTTCAACCATGGCACATCGCAGCAACGCCAGACCTGGCTGGCGCGAGGCTACAAGAGCGGCAAGCTGTCGGATTGTGACACGCTGAGCGGCCCGCTTTAA
- a CDS encoding dihydrofolate reductase family protein, whose protein sequence is MRKIIAATFLSLDGIMQAPGGPEEDPAGGFQFGGWTFHYWDDAMGAVMGEAFSKPFDLLLGRKTYDIFAAHWPYQENDPIAESFNAVTKYVATHRPDSLSWQNTQPLGDDAVATLRKLKQEDGPDLLIQGSSELIQTLLANDLIDEISLLIFPLVLGKGKRMFGNGTMPSALKLTRSQTSSTGVIMATYERGGEIKVGSFAPETLSDAEIERRKNLK, encoded by the coding sequence ATGAGAAAGATCATCGCCGCGACATTCCTCAGCCTTGACGGCATCATGCAGGCGCCGGGCGGACCGGAAGAGGATCCGGCAGGCGGTTTTCAGTTCGGCGGCTGGACGTTCCACTACTGGGACGACGCCATGGGGGCTGTCATGGGCGAGGCCTTTTCGAAGCCTTTCGACCTGCTGCTCGGCCGCAAGACTTACGACATCTTCGCCGCGCACTGGCCCTATCAGGAGAATGACCCGATCGCCGAGAGCTTCAACGCGGTCACCAAATATGTGGCGACGCACCGGCCCGACAGCCTGTCCTGGCAGAACACCCAGCCGCTTGGCGACGATGCCGTGGCAACGCTGCGCAAACTCAAGCAGGAGGACGGTCCGGATCTGCTCATCCAGGGCTCGAGCGAATTGATCCAGACCTTGCTTGCCAACGACCTGATCGACGAGATCAGCCTGCTGATCTTCCCGCTCGTACTGGGCAAGGGCAAGCGCATGTTCGGCAATGGCACGATGCCCAGCGCGCTCAAGCTGACCCGCTCGCAAACCTCGAGCACCGGTGTCATCATGGCGACCTATGAACGTGGCGGTGAGATCAAGGTTGGGTCATTCGCCCCCGAGACGCTGTCCGACGCCGAGATCGAACGGCGCAAGAACCTGAAATAG
- a CDS encoding LysR family transcriptional regulator, whose amino-acid sequence MAEFTLHDLQCFDAVIRTGGFQPAAAILHRSHPAVFAAVAKLERQLDLILLDRSGYRVRPTEAGLSFHRRARSLLHELEGLRVHAAQLSMGEESDIHVVIGDLCPRPRVLGTLGRFFAQCPGTRLHLHFESVSGPWERLFDDKADLILHWIDKGDARVEWIDLGKVPFIPVVAPGFLPQPIEQPITLEKMQAFTQCVMRDSARHSPQQDYFVIEGAPQCMVADQGMKKEIILQGLGWGHMPRFLIEDELRDGRLLSIAGRHLPGRIEELVVARRRDRPHGPVASRLWDHVQQEAPGLLRALPGELGL is encoded by the coding sequence ATGGCCGAATTCACACTGCACGACCTGCAATGCTTCGATGCGGTGATCCGCACCGGTGGCTTTCAGCCGGCGGCAGCCATACTCCACCGCTCGCATCCGGCGGTGTTCGCCGCCGTCGCCAAGCTGGAACGACAGCTCGACCTCATTCTCCTTGATCGCAGCGGCTACCGCGTACGGCCGACGGAAGCCGGACTGTCGTTCCACCGCCGGGCTCGGTCGCTACTGCATGAATTGGAAGGCCTACGCGTCCATGCCGCCCAGCTGTCGATGGGAGAGGAAAGCGATATCCATGTGGTGATCGGCGACCTCTGCCCGCGCCCACGGGTGCTGGGGACGCTGGGGCGGTTCTTCGCCCAATGCCCCGGCACGCGGTTGCACCTGCATTTCGAGTCAGTGTCCGGCCCATGGGAACGCCTCTTCGATGACAAGGCCGACCTCATTTTGCACTGGATCGACAAGGGCGATGCCCGGGTCGAATGGATCGACCTCGGCAAGGTGCCATTCATTCCCGTGGTGGCCCCGGGCTTTCTGCCGCAGCCCATTGAACAGCCGATCACGCTGGAAAAGATGCAGGCATTCACCCAATGCGTCATGCGCGACAGCGCCCGCCATTCACCGCAACAGGACTATTTCGTGATCGAAGGCGCGCCACAATGCATGGTGGCCGACCAGGGTATGAAGAAGGAAATCATCCTGCAGGGCCTCGGGTGGGGCCACATGCCCCGCTTCCTGATCGAGGACGAGCTGCGCGACGGGCGCCTGCTGTCCATTGCCGGCCGTCATCTGCCCGGCCGCATCGAGGAGCTGGTGGTCGCACGCCGCCGCGACCGGCCGCACGGACCGGTCGCGAGCCGCTTGTGGGATCATGTCCAGCAGGAAGCACCAGGTTTGCTGCGCGCGCTACCTGGGGAACTCGGCTTGTAG